A window of Drosophila subobscura isolate 14011-0131.10 chromosome E, UCBerk_Dsub_1.0, whole genome shotgun sequence contains these coding sequences:
- the LOC117892663 gene encoding meiotic recombination protein W68, with product MSEDVEGIVVRLLASLVLHGDATFKVPRNENKYRRVSYNNRRSRHRFCLVVYMLAKIHRLQVNGGSYTVRGLYYGDTQLIRTQLHISAARLDVCRMLNTSPTRLGVLSASKGLVAGNIRMLMTNGDVLDCGVYSGAITLPTNTEQVERIVTQADHVLVVEKESVFESLLARDVFNTFGRRFILLTGKGYPDCSTRRILHRLSVECHLPAYILVDADPFGIEIMLVYRLGSQSMSFTSGELATPTLRWIGLHPSEIPTLSSGAVALSSRDNKKIDDILARDHIGAGVRQELLSLQQIQQKAEVESVIDFLSTDYIPNKINRNLFL from the exons ATGAGCGAGGATGTTGAGGGGATTGTGGTGCGACTCTTGGCGAGCTTGGTGCTACACGGCGATGCCACTTTCAAGGTACCCCGGAATGAGAACAAATATCGCCGAGTTTCGTACAACAATCGACGGAGTCGCCATCGCTTCTGTCTGGTGGTCTACATGCTGGCCAAGATTCACCGCCTGCAGGTGAACGGCGGCAGCTACACGGTCCGGGGTCTCTACTACGGCGATACCCAGCTGATACGGACGCAGTTGCACATTTCGGCAGCCCGATTGGACGTATGTCGTATGCTGAACACGTCGCCCACTCGTTTGGGAGTGCTCTCCGCCTCCAAGGGCCTCGTCGCAG GCAACATACGGATGCTCATGACCAACGGAGATGTCCTGGACTGCGGCGTATATAGCGGGGCTATCACGTTGCCCACGAACACCGAGCAGGTGGAACGCATTGTCACCCAGGCGGACCATGTGCTGGTTGTCGAAAAGGAGTCGGTTTTCGAGAGCCTGCTTGCCCGCGATGTTTTCAACACTTTCGGTCGACGCTTCATCCTGTTGACCGGCAAGGGCTATCCGGATTGCAGCACGCGGCGCATCTTGCATCGACTTTCTGTAGAGTGCCACCTGCCGGCCTACATACTCGTCGACGCCGATCCGTTTGGCATTGAGATAATGCTCGTCTATCGTCTCGGCTCGCAGTCTATGAGCTTCACGTCGGGAGAACTAGCTACGCCTACGCTGCGGTGGATTGGCCTTCACCCCTCCGAAATACCGACACTCTCCAGCGGTGCGGTTGCCCTTAGCAGTAGGGACAACAAGAAAATCGATGACATACTCGCTCGCGACCACATTGGCGCCGGAGTGCGGCAGGAGCTGCTCTCGCTGCAGCAGATACAGCAGAAGGCCGAAGTCGAGAGTGTCATTGACTTCCTATCCACCGACTACattccaaacaaaataaatcggAATTTATTTCTATAG